Proteins encoded in a region of the Bradyrhizobium sp. CB3481 genome:
- the tsf gene encoding translation elongation factor Ts, whose product MATITAAMVKELRESTGAGMMDCKAALTETNGDMQAAQDWLRKKGLSKAAKKAGRVAAEGLIGALTSGTKGVVVEVNSETDFVARNEQFQGLVKMIAQVALHNKADVEVIKAAKVGDVTVEAAINDAIATIGENMSLRRASSLEVSKGVVSSYIHGAVIDGAGKMGVLVALDSAGKTDELAQLGRQLAMHVAATNPLALDSAGLDPETVKREKDVLADKYRQQGKPENVIEKIVESGLKTYYKEVCLLDQAFIHDTGKSVAQALKEAEGKVGGPVKIAGFVRYALGEGIEKQESDFAAEVAAASGKK is encoded by the coding sequence ATGGCAACGATCACTGCGGCGATGGTCAAGGAACTGCGCGAGTCGACCGGCGCGGGTATGATGGACTGCAAGGCCGCGCTCACTGAAACCAATGGCGACATGCAGGCGGCTCAGGACTGGCTGCGCAAGAAGGGCCTGTCCAAGGCTGCCAAGAAGGCCGGTCGCGTCGCGGCGGAGGGCCTGATCGGCGCGCTGACGTCGGGCACCAAGGGCGTCGTGGTCGAAGTCAACTCCGAGACCGACTTCGTCGCGCGCAACGAGCAGTTCCAGGGCCTCGTCAAGATGATCGCCCAGGTCGCTCTGCACAACAAGGCCGACGTCGAGGTGATCAAGGCTGCCAAGGTCGGCGACGTCACCGTCGAGGCTGCGATCAACGACGCGATCGCCACGATCGGCGAGAACATGTCGCTGCGCCGCGCCTCCTCGCTCGAGGTCAGCAAGGGCGTGGTCTCGAGCTACATCCATGGCGCGGTGATCGACGGCGCCGGCAAGATGGGCGTGCTGGTCGCGCTGGATTCGGCCGGCAAGACCGACGAGCTGGCCCAGCTCGGCCGCCAGCTCGCGATGCATGTCGCGGCGACCAATCCACTGGCGCTGGATTCGGCCGGCCTCGACCCGGAGACCGTGAAGCGCGAGAAGGACGTGCTGGCCGACAAGTATCGCCAGCAGGGCAAGCCGGAGAATGTGATCGAGAAGATCGTCGAGTCCGGCCTGAAGACCTACTACAAGGAAGTCTGCCTGCTCGACCAGGCCTTCATCCACGACACCGGCAAGTCGGTGGCGCAGGCGCTGAAGGAAGCTGAGGGCAAGGTCGGCGGACCTGTAAAGATTGCCGGCTTTGTGCGCTATGCTCTCGGCGAGGGAATCGAAAAGCAGGAATCCGATTTCGCGGCCGAGGTCGCGGCGGCCAGCGGCAAGAAGTAA
- a CDS encoding YbaK/EbsC family protein: MTVSPTLQKYLDQGVSYDLIAHAPTMSSTRTAEACHVSGEALAKAVVLRRDGGYMMAVLPASHHLHLSALKSQLGHKVDLASEDEIERLFGDCERGAIPALGECYGLDVIVDNSIDPHRDIYVEAGDHATLIRMDGEEFARLTAKAWRGHFSTHD; this comes from the coding sequence ATGACCGTTTCCCCGACCCTGCAGAAATACCTGGACCAAGGCGTCAGCTATGACCTGATTGCCCATGCCCCGACCATGTCATCGACGCGCACGGCGGAAGCCTGCCACGTCTCCGGCGAGGCGCTGGCCAAGGCGGTCGTGCTGCGCCGTGACGGCGGCTACATGATGGCCGTGCTTCCGGCCTCGCACCATCTGCATCTATCCGCGCTGAAAAGTCAGCTCGGCCACAAGGTCGACCTGGCGAGCGAGGATGAAATCGAACGTCTGTTCGGGGATTGCGAGCGCGGCGCCATCCCGGCGCTTGGTGAGTGTTACGGGCTCGACGTCATCGTCGACAACAGCATCGATCCGCACCGGGACATCTACGTGGAGGCCGGCGACCACGCGACGCTGATCCGCATGGACGGCGAGGAGTTCGCACGGCTGACGGCGAAGGCCTGGCGCGGCCACTTCAGCACACACGACTGA
- the adh gene encoding aldehyde dehydrogenase produces the protein MNKVEFSRTAKAPFERRYGNYINGKWAEPRSGRYFENFSPVNGRLLCEVARSEAKDVEDALDAAHAAKEAWGRVSVAERALILNRIADRMEENLDLLALAETWDNGKPIRETTAADVPLAIDHFRYFAGAIRAQEGSLSEIDHDTVAYHFHEPLGVVGQIIPWNFPLLMACWKLAPALAAGNCVVLKPAEQTPAAIMVWAGLIGDLLPPGVLNIVNGFGLEAGKPLASSPRISKIAFTGETSTGRLIMQYASANLIPVTLELGGKSPNIFFKDVTAEDDDFFDKAIEGFVMFAFNQGEVCTCPSRALIHESIFDRFMERALKRVEAIVQGDPLDPATMIGAQASSEQLQKILSYIDIGRQEGAQVLTGGARSELPGDLAGGFYVKPTVFKGNNKMRIFQEEIFGPVVSVTTFKDDDEALAIANDTLYGLGAGIWSRDASRLYRFGRAIQAGRVWTNCYHAYPAHAAFGGYKQSGVGRETHKMMLDHYQQTKNLLVSYSPKKLGFF, from the coding sequence ATGAACAAGGTCGAATTTTCACGGACTGCGAAGGCCCCGTTCGAACGGCGGTACGGGAACTACATCAACGGAAAATGGGCCGAGCCGCGCTCAGGCCGCTACTTCGAGAATTTCTCGCCGGTCAACGGCCGGCTGCTGTGCGAGGTCGCACGCTCCGAAGCCAAGGATGTCGAAGACGCGCTCGATGCCGCGCACGCCGCCAAGGAAGCATGGGGCCGCGTCAGCGTTGCCGAACGCGCGCTGATCCTGAATCGCATCGCCGATCGCATGGAGGAAAACCTCGACCTGCTTGCGCTCGCCGAAACCTGGGATAACGGCAAGCCGATCCGCGAGACCACCGCGGCCGACGTGCCGCTCGCCATCGATCATTTCCGCTATTTCGCCGGCGCCATTCGCGCCCAGGAAGGCAGCCTCTCCGAAATCGATCATGACACCGTCGCCTATCATTTCCACGAGCCGCTCGGCGTCGTCGGACAGATCATTCCCTGGAATTTCCCGCTGCTGATGGCGTGCTGGAAGCTGGCGCCGGCGCTGGCCGCCGGAAACTGCGTCGTGCTCAAGCCGGCCGAACAGACCCCGGCCGCGATCATGGTATGGGCAGGGCTGATCGGCGATTTGTTGCCGCCGGGCGTGCTCAACATCGTCAACGGCTTCGGCCTCGAGGCCGGCAAGCCGCTGGCGTCCTCGCCGCGCATCTCCAAGATCGCCTTTACCGGCGAGACCTCGACCGGCCGCCTCATCATGCAATATGCAAGCGCGAACCTCATTCCGGTGACGCTCGAGCTCGGCGGCAAGTCGCCCAACATCTTCTTCAAGGACGTCACTGCCGAGGACGACGATTTCTTCGACAAGGCGATCGAAGGCTTCGTGATGTTCGCGTTCAACCAGGGCGAGGTCTGCACCTGTCCGAGCCGCGCGCTGATCCATGAATCGATCTTCGACCGCTTCATGGAGCGTGCCTTGAAGCGCGTCGAGGCGATCGTCCAGGGCGATCCGCTCGATCCGGCGACGATGATCGGCGCGCAGGCCTCGTCCGAGCAGTTGCAGAAGATCCTGTCCTACATCGACATCGGTCGCCAGGAGGGCGCGCAGGTACTGACCGGCGGGGCACGCAGCGAACTGCCGGGCGATCTCGCCGGCGGCTTCTACGTCAAGCCGACGGTGTTCAAGGGCAACAACAAGATGCGCATCTTCCAGGAGGAGATTTTCGGACCGGTTGTTTCGGTCACGACCTTCAAGGACGATGACGAGGCGCTCGCCATCGCCAACGACACGCTCTACGGCCTCGGCGCCGGTATCTGGAGCCGCGACGCCAGCCGGCTATACCGGTTCGGCCGCGCTATCCAGGCGGGCCGGGTCTGGACCAATTGCTACCACGCCTATCCGGCGCACGCCGCGTTCGGTGGCTACAAGCAATCGGGCGTCGGCCGTGAGACCCACAAAATGATGCTCGACCATTACCAGCAGACCAAGAACCTGCTGGTCAGCTACAGCCCGAAGAAGCTCGGCTTCTTCTGA
- a CDS encoding caspase family protein, producing MRAVRSLTILSACLVTISVLAGHLSDAAAQQPEKRIALVVGNGAYAQSPLATAVNDAGLIAQTLQAAGFDVIGARDLDGDTLRRSFRDFIQKAESSGPDTVAMVYLAGYGLQLAGDNYFVPVDSAINREADVPIEALRTGDYIRQLASLPLKAGIVVLDAARQQPFVNGQIASGLALVEADPHMLIAFNAAPGTIAPAEQGPYGIYAQSLAEMIRTGGLPLPEVFNRLRLRVNEASKGAQVPWDSQKVDAGFTFFERAPDAPAPAAPDQAAAVKDKPIRDLGVRDAYAAALERDTLQGYEEFLGAYASDPLSKRVRAIAAARREAITWRRTYRTDTPNAYWSYLQRYPRGPHAADARRRLAILTAPLEPPPTFDVIDYDVPPPPPEEIIYVDRPVLAFGDPEFDFVPPPPAPVYYLPPPPDDFVVLEPPPPPIGLFILPQPVFVPIPVYVRPPRYVAPPPNNVIFANIHNRAAIDSVINRRGPPPPAAGPGERAGRPGSPAVAPAQGTATPSLPPAVAQRATLIQQGKAPVPPSATINPAVRTGLPGAPAGQAGRPNAPQPANAPAATLPSPQPLPRANALPVPGARGAPPPPPSAAVNPNARTAPGTPPTPPSAAVNPNARTGPGAPPPSAAVNPNARTAPGTPPPAPGVTGARPAIGATAPVGPPPRGTPPPSAAAPSRPSAAVAPRPQPPPDVRRAPPPAAIAARPPPPAARISPAAPPPRMAPPPPPARMAAPSPPPRMAAPPAPPPRMAAPPPRMAAPPPPAPRMAAPPPPRMAAPAPPPRMAAPPPAVRAAPARSCPPGARC from the coding sequence ATGCGGGCAGTTAGAAGTTTAACGATCCTTTCGGCGTGTCTCGTCACGATATCCGTTCTGGCGGGACATCTGAGCGATGCCGCCGCGCAGCAGCCGGAAAAGCGGATTGCGCTGGTGGTCGGCAACGGCGCCTACGCGCAATCGCCGCTGGCGACGGCGGTCAATGATGCGGGCTTGATCGCGCAGACCCTACAGGCGGCCGGTTTCGACGTGATCGGCGCCCGCGACCTCGACGGCGACACGCTGCGCAGGAGTTTTCGCGATTTCATCCAGAAGGCGGAAAGCTCGGGGCCGGATACCGTCGCGATGGTGTATCTCGCGGGCTACGGGCTGCAGCTCGCCGGCGACAATTATTTCGTGCCGGTCGATTCCGCGATCAACCGCGAAGCCGACGTACCGATCGAGGCGCTGCGGACCGGCGACTATATCCGCCAGCTGGCCTCGCTGCCGCTGAAGGCCGGCATCGTCGTGCTGGACGCGGCGCGGCAACAGCCTTTCGTCAATGGACAGATCGCAAGCGGTCTCGCGCTGGTCGAGGCCGATCCGCACATGCTGATCGCCTTCAATGCGGCGCCGGGAACGATCGCGCCGGCCGAGCAGGGGCCGTATGGCATCTACGCCCAGTCGCTGGCCGAGATGATCCGGACCGGCGGGTTGCCGCTGCCGGAGGTTTTCAATCGCCTCAGGCTGCGCGTCAACGAGGCGAGCAAGGGCGCGCAGGTGCCTTGGGACAGCCAGAAGGTCGATGCCGGCTTCACCTTCTTCGAGCGCGCCCCCGATGCGCCGGCCCCGGCGGCACCGGATCAGGCCGCCGCCGTCAAGGACAAGCCGATCCGCGATCTCGGCGTGCGGGACGCCTACGCCGCGGCGCTGGAGCGCGACACGCTACAGGGCTATGAGGAATTTCTCGGCGCCTATGCAAGCGATCCCTTGTCCAAACGGGTGAGGGCGATCGCGGCAGCGCGGCGCGAAGCGATCACATGGCGCCGCACCTACCGCACCGATACACCGAACGCCTATTGGTCGTATCTGCAGCGCTATCCGCGCGGGCCGCATGCCGCCGACGCGCGCCGCCGGCTGGCCATTCTCACCGCGCCGCTCGAGCCGCCGCCGACATTCGACGTCATCGACTACGATGTCCCGCCACCGCCGCCGGAAGAGATCATCTATGTCGATCGCCCGGTGCTGGCCTTCGGCGATCCCGAGTTCGATTTCGTCCCACCGCCGCCGGCGCCGGTCTACTATCTGCCGCCGCCGCCGGATGATTTCGTGGTGCTGGAGCCGCCGCCGCCGCCGATCGGGCTATTCATCCTGCCGCAGCCGGTGTTCGTGCCGATCCCGGTCTATGTCAGGCCGCCGCGCTATGTCGCGCCGCCGCCGAACAACGTCATCTTTGCCAACATCCATAATCGCGCCGCCATCGACAGCGTCATCAACCGGCGGGGGCCGCCGCCGCCCGCGGCCGGACCCGGGGAAAGGGCTGGCCGTCCCGGCTCGCCGGCGGTTGCGCCGGCGCAAGGAACCGCCACGCCGAGCCTGCCGCCCGCGGTCGCGCAGCGCGCGACGCTGATCCAGCAGGGCAAGGCGCCGGTACCACCGAGCGCCACGATCAATCCCGCAGTGAGGACCGGTTTGCCCGGCGCTCCCGCGGGACAGGCCGGACGGCCGAACGCGCCGCAGCCGGCAAACGCACCGGCCGCGACGCTGCCGTCGCCGCAGCCCCTGCCGAGGGCCAATGCGTTGCCGGTGCCGGGCGCCAGGGGCGCGCCGCCGCCACCGCCTAGCGCTGCAGTCAATCCAAACGCGAGGACCGCGCCCGGCACTCCGCCAACACCGCCCAGCGCGGCGGTCAATCCGAACGCGAGGACCGGGCCCGGCGCGCCACCGCCCAGCGCCGCGGTCAATCCGAACGCCAGGACTGCGCCCGGCACGCCGCCGCCCGCACCCGGCGTGACCGGCGCACGGCCTGCCATTGGCGCAACGGCTCCGGTCGGCCCGCCACCCCGAGGCACGCCGCCACCAAGCGCCGCCGCGCCATCGAGGCCATCAGCTGCGGTTGCCCCGCGACCTCAACCGCCGCCCGACGTGCGGCGAGCCCCGCCGCCCGCGGCGATCGCGGCAAGGCCGCCACCGCCGGCTGCGCGGATCAGCCCGGCGGCGCCGCCGCCCAGGATGGCCCCGCCACCTCCGCCGGCAAGGATGGCCGCGCCATCGCCTCCACCCAGAATGGCCGCGCCACCGGCGCCGCCGCCTCGCATGGCTGCGCCGCCGCCACGAATGGCTGCGCCGCCTCCGCCAGCCCCGCGGATGGCCGCTCCGCCGCCTCCGCGGATGGCTGCCCCGGCACCACCGCCACGGATGGCGGCACCGCCACCGGCGGTGCGCGCCGCGCCGGCCAGGAGCTGCCCGCCCGGCGCCCGCTGCTGA
- a CDS encoding CBS domain-containing protein, with the protein MKVKDAMHKGVDWVNPDTPITEIAKLMREHDIGCIPIGEDDKLVGMVTDRDIVCKGLANGKFDANRALARDVMTDGIHCCREDDDLAKAVHHMESLQVRRLPVINKNKRMVGMISLGDVGRLAPNDLLAGCVKHVAAHH; encoded by the coding sequence ATGAAAGTCAAAGACGCAATGCACAAGGGCGTCGACTGGGTCAATCCCGATACGCCCATCACCGAAATCGCCAAGCTAATGCGCGAGCACGATATCGGCTGCATCCCGATCGGCGAGGACGACAAGCTGGTCGGCATGGTGACCGATCGCGATATCGTCTGCAAAGGACTTGCCAACGGCAAATTCGACGCCAATCGTGCCTTGGCGCGCGACGTCATGACCGACGGCATCCATTGCTGCCGGGAGGATGACGACCTTGCCAAGGCCGTGCATCACATGGAGTCGCTGCAGGTTCGCAGGCTGCCAGTCATCAACAAGAATAAGCGAATGGTCGGCATGATCAGCCTCGGCGACGTCGGCCGCCTGGCGCCCAATGATCTGCTGGCCGGATGCGTGAAGCACGTCGCGGCGCATCACTGA
- the frr gene encoding ribosome recycling factor gives MPTPGFDINELKRRMQGATNSLKHELGGLRTGRASASMLEPVQVEAYGSHMPLNQLATVSVPEPRLLSVQVWDKSMVKAVEKAIVDSNLGLSPATEGQVLRLRIPELNAERRKELVKVAHKYAEAAKVAVRHVRRDGLDIVKKLEKNHEISEDDQERLANEVQKATDGMIAEIDQLLAAKEKEILTV, from the coding sequence ATGCCCACGCCCGGTTTTGACATCAACGAATTGAAGCGCCGCATGCAAGGCGCCACAAACTCGCTCAAGCATGAGCTGGGAGGCCTGCGGACCGGCCGCGCGTCGGCGTCGATGCTCGAGCCGGTGCAGGTCGAAGCCTATGGCTCGCACATGCCGCTGAACCAGCTGGCGACCGTCAGCGTGCCCGAGCCGCGCCTGCTTTCCGTCCAGGTATGGGACAAGTCGATGGTCAAGGCCGTGGAAAAGGCGATCGTCGATTCCAATCTCGGCCTTTCGCCTGCGACCGAAGGACAGGTGCTGCGTCTGCGGATTCCGGAACTCAACGCCGAGCGGCGCAAGGAACTGGTGAAGGTCGCGCATAAATACGCCGAGGCCGCCAAGGTTGCGGTCCGCCACGTTCGCCGCGACGGGCTCGATATCGTCAAGAAGCTCGAGAAGAATCACGAGATTTCCGAGGACGACCAGGAGCGGCTGGCTAACGAGGTGCAGAAGGCGACCGACGGAATGATCGCCGAAATCGATCAGTTGCTGGCGGCGAAGGAAAAGGAAATCCTCACCGTTTAA
- the pyrH gene encoding UMP kinase: MADPVYRRVVIKLSGEYLAGSQSFGIDQPTIDRIADDLIAAKKLGVEVAVVIGGGNIIRGVEVSSRGVSRPTGDTMGMLATMMNCLALEAAIERKGTPARTLSAFVMPEISELFTRSAAHKYLAEGRIVLLGGGTGNPFFTTDTTAVLRAAEIGAEVVLKATNVDGVYSADPKKDPSAKRFDRLTHSQAITGGYKVMDATAFALARETSLPIIVFSIAEPGSIGAILRGTGHGTVVAG, encoded by the coding sequence ATGGCTGACCCGGTCTATCGTCGCGTTGTGATCAAGCTCTCGGGCGAGTATCTCGCAGGCAGCCAGTCTTTCGGCATCGATCAGCCCACCATCGACCGCATCGCCGACGATCTGATCGCGGCCAAGAAGCTCGGCGTCGAAGTCGCCGTCGTGATCGGCGGCGGCAACATCATTCGCGGCGTGGAAGTGTCCTCGCGCGGCGTGTCGCGCCCGACCGGCGATACCATGGGCATGCTCGCAACCATGATGAACTGCCTGGCGCTGGAAGCCGCCATCGAGCGCAAGGGGACGCCGGCTCGGACCCTGTCGGCGTTCGTGATGCCCGAGATTTCCGAGCTGTTCACCCGCAGTGCGGCGCACAAATACCTCGCCGAGGGGCGCATCGTGCTGCTCGGCGGCGGAACCGGCAATCCGTTCTTCACCACCGACACCACGGCGGTGCTGCGGGCGGCCGAGATCGGGGCGGAGGTCGTGCTGAAGGCCACCAATGTCGACGGCGTCTACAGCGCCGATCCGAAAAAGGACCCGTCCGCCAAGCGTTTTGATCGTCTGACGCATTCGCAGGCGATCACCGGTGGCTACAAGGTGATGGATGCGACCGCATTCGCGCTTGCCCGCGAGACGTCACTGCCTATCATCGTATTCTCGATCGCCGAGCCGGGTTCGATCGGCGCCATCCTGCGCGGGACCGGCCACGGCACGGTGGTCGCCGGCTGA
- a CDS encoding phosphatidate cytidylyltransferase, producing MTEGEAAPAAASGSDKRNLIMRVAVAVVLIPLAVAIAYAGGFLWTALVTLAAIGLFAEWLAIVGLSGAMRMTVPGVVALAVAGLCFALHRLDAALVVLAAGLIAVAAMAPERRNWAAAGFLYAAAAEIASVLVRLDPVKGFSALMFVLLVVWVTDSGGYFAGRGIGGPKLWPRVSPKKTWAGAIGGFAASLAVAGGFSALDLGRAGPLLLVSAVLSVVSQLGDLFESAVKRRFGVKDSGHIIPGHGGLMDRLDGFVAAVVVAAFLGFLRAGADGVGRGLMVW from the coding sequence GTGACCGAGGGCGAGGCCGCGCCGGCGGCAGCGAGCGGATCGGACAAGCGCAATCTCATCATGCGCGTCGCCGTGGCCGTCGTGCTGATACCGCTCGCCGTCGCGATCGCCTATGCGGGCGGCTTTTTGTGGACGGCACTGGTGACGCTTGCCGCGATCGGTCTGTTCGCGGAGTGGCTTGCGATCGTGGGCCTTTCCGGTGCGATGCGCATGACGGTGCCGGGCGTCGTTGCGCTTGCGGTTGCCGGGCTCTGTTTTGCACTTCATCGCCTGGATGCCGCGTTGGTCGTGCTGGCGGCCGGGCTCATCGCCGTCGCCGCGATGGCACCGGAGCGGCGTAACTGGGCGGCGGCGGGATTTTTGTATGCGGCGGCGGCGGAGATCGCCTCGGTGCTGGTCCGCCTCGATCCTGTGAAGGGATTTTCCGCCCTGATGTTCGTGCTGCTGGTCGTGTGGGTCACCGACAGCGGCGGCTATTTCGCGGGCCGCGGCATTGGCGGGCCTAAACTGTGGCCGCGCGTCAGCCCGAAAAAGACCTGGGCGGGCGCGATCGGCGGTTTTGCCGCCAGCCTTGCAGTGGCCGGCGGATTCTCTGCCTTAGACCTGGGCCGGGCAGGACCGTTATTGCTGGTTTCGGCAGTGCTTTCGGTCGTGTCGCAGCTCGGGGATCTCTTCGAATCCGCCGTGAAGCGGCGTTTTGGCGTAAAGGACTCAGGTCACATTATTCCGGGCCATGGCGGACTAATGGATCGCCTGGATGGTTTTGTCGCAGCCGTCGTCGTGGCGGCATTTTTGGGCTTTCTGCGGGCTGGCGCCGATGGCGTCGGCCGCGGTCTTATGGTTTGGTGA
- a CDS encoding helix-turn-helix domain-containing protein, which produces MAQTTKEHADQVQATVARGSAATSAMVASWRRSSNFHRLDPAECSLPRRLSGTEFEQARQQIEPLVRAAQSNLDRLFLAVGGVGCCVLLADRNGVPVDRRGAASDDETFKAWGLWTGTVWSEECEGTNGIGTCLAEQRALTVHRDQHFYARNTLLSCTSAPIYDHEGRLAAALDVSSCRADLTEGFVNLIGVAVGDAARRIEMENFRLAFPNARFLFAPDINRGGGGLIAVDADDLVIGATRSARLALGVSRDFLKKPLPAADLLGGSSSPARDLDQAERAAVQRALARSNGNVSAAAEALGISRATLHRKLRRLDLHRAH; this is translated from the coding sequence GTGGCGCAGACCACCAAGGAGCATGCCGATCAGGTGCAGGCAACGGTGGCGCGCGGCTCGGCCGCGACGTCGGCCATGGTCGCGTCCTGGCGCCGCTCATCCAATTTTCATCGCCTCGATCCCGCCGAATGCAGCCTGCCGCGACGCTTGAGCGGGACCGAATTCGAACAGGCGCGGCAGCAGATCGAGCCGCTGGTCCGCGCCGCGCAGTCCAACCTTGATCGTCTGTTTCTAGCGGTCGGCGGGGTCGGCTGCTGCGTGCTGCTGGCCGACCGCAACGGCGTGCCTGTCGATCGGCGCGGCGCCGCTTCCGACGACGAGACGTTCAAGGCATGGGGCCTGTGGACCGGAACGGTCTGGAGCGAGGAATGCGAAGGCACCAATGGCATTGGAACCTGTCTTGCCGAACAACGCGCGCTGACCGTTCACCGCGACCAGCATTTCTACGCGCGCAACACGCTTTTAAGCTGCACCTCGGCGCCGATCTATGACCATGAGGGCAGGCTGGCCGCGGCGCTCGACGTCTCCTCCTGCCGCGCCGATCTCACCGAGGGCTTCGTCAATCTCATCGGCGTCGCCGTCGGTGACGCGGCGCGGCGGATCGAGATGGAGAATTTCCGCCTGGCATTTCCAAATGCCCGCTTCCTTTTTGCACCTGACATCAACCGCGGTGGCGGCGGGTTGATCGCGGTCGATGCCGACGACCTCGTCATCGGCGCGACGCGGTCGGCGCGGCTGGCGCTCGGGGTCAGCAGGGATTTTCTCAAGAAGCCGCTGCCGGCGGCGGACCTGCTCGGTGGTAGCTCCAGTCCGGCGCGGGATCTCGACCAGGCCGAGCGCGCCGCCGTGCAGCGCGCGCTGGCGCGCAGCAATGGCAACGTATCGGCCGCGGCCGAAGCGCTCGGCATCAGCCGCGCGACCCTGCACCGGAAGCTGCGGCGGCTCGATCTCCATCGCGCGCACTGA
- a CDS encoding 30S ribosomal protein S2, whose amino-acid sequence MALPDFSMRQLLEAGVHFGHQSHRWNPKMADYIFGARNNIHIIDLAQTVPMLHNALKAVSDTVAKGGRILFVGTKRQAQDGVADAAKRSAQYFVNSRWLGGTLTNWKTISGSIKRLRHLDEVLSSGEANSYTKKERLTLQRERDKLDRSLGGIKDMGGLPDMIFVIDTNKEDIAIQEAQRLNIPVAAIVDTNSDPKGITYVVPGNDDAGRAISLYCDLVARAAIDGISRAQGDSGIDVGAAVQPLREELPATAETSGFQGLAGPRGTADNLKKLTGVSGTIEKKLNDLGIFHYWQLAELDHDTAHKIGEEVGLPSRADAWVAQAKALTAEAE is encoded by the coding sequence ATGGCGCTACCCGATTTCTCTATGCGTCAGCTCCTCGAAGCTGGCGTGCACTTTGGTCACCAATCGCACCGCTGGAATCCGAAGATGGCGGATTACATTTTCGGTGCCCGCAACAACATCCACATCATCGATCTCGCCCAGACCGTGCCGATGCTGCACAACGCGCTGAAGGCGGTGTCGGACACCGTTGCCAAGGGCGGCCGCATCCTGTTCGTCGGCACCAAGCGCCAGGCGCAGGACGGCGTGGCCGATGCGGCGAAGCGCTCGGCGCAGTACTTCGTCAACTCGCGCTGGCTCGGTGGCACGCTGACCAACTGGAAGACGATTTCGGGCTCGATTAAGCGCCTGCGTCATCTCGACGAGGTGCTGTCGTCCGGCGAAGCCAACTCCTACACCAAGAAGGAGCGGCTGACGCTGCAGCGCGAGCGTGACAAGCTCGACCGTTCGCTCGGCGGCATCAAGGACATGGGCGGTCTTCCCGACATGATCTTCGTGATCGACACCAACAAGGAAGACATCGCGATCCAGGAAGCGCAGCGGCTGAACATTCCCGTTGCCGCGATCGTCGATACCAACTCCGACCCCAAGGGCATCACCTATGTGGTGCCGGGCAATGACGACGCCGGCCGCGCCATCTCCCTGTATTGCGACCTGGTGGCCCGCGCCGCCATCGACGGCATTTCGCGCGCGCAGGGCGATTCCGGCATCGACGTCGGCGCCGCTGTTCAGCCGCTCCGCGAGGAACTTCCGGCCACGGCCGAAACCTCTGGCTTCCAGGGCCTGGCCGGTCCCCGCGGCACTGCCGACAACCTCAAGAAGCTCACCGGCGTGTCGGGCACGATCGAGAAGAAGCTCAACGATCTCGGCATCTTCCACTATTGGCAGCTCGCCGAGCTCGATCACGATACCGCACACAAGATCGGCGAAGAGGTCGGTCTTCCGAGCCGGGCCGATGCCTGGGTCGCCCAGGCCAAGGCGCTCACTGCGGAAGCGGAATAA
- a CDS encoding isoprenyl transferase: MPNAAAPATEGPDRSVPLHVAIIMDGNGRWAAARGLPRAEGHRRGVEALRRVVRAAHELGVLYLTIFSFSSENWSRPATEIGDLFGLLRRFIRNDLATLHSDGVRVRVIGEREGLEADICTLLNEAEELTKDNTKLNLVVAFNYGSRQEIAGAAQRLAREVAEGKRDPASIDADTLGRYLDAPDIPDPDLIIRTSGEQRLSNFLMWQAAYSELVFVPIHWPDFDKAALESAIAEYARRERRFGGLAAKTGS, encoded by the coding sequence ATGCCGAACGCCGCCGCCCCTGCCACGGAAGGACCGGATCGCTCCGTTCCGTTGCATGTGGCGATCATCATGGACGGAAACGGGCGCTGGGCGGCAGCGCGCGGTCTGCCGCGTGCCGAAGGTCATCGCCGCGGCGTCGAGGCGCTGCGCCGCGTGGTTCGCGCCGCCCATGAACTCGGCGTGCTCTATCTGACGATCTTTTCGTTCAGTTCCGAGAACTGGTCGCGGCCCGCGACCGAAATCGGCGATCTGTTCGGCTTGCTCCGCCGCTTCATTCGCAACGATCTGGCAACGCTGCATAGCGACGGGGTGCGCGTGCGGGTGATCGGCGAGCGGGAGGGGTTGGAAGCGGATATCTGCACGCTGCTTAACGAAGCCGAGGAACTGACCAAGGACAACACCAAGCTCAATCTCGTGGTCGCATTCAACTATGGATCGCGCCAGGAGATCGCCGGCGCCGCGCAGCGCTTGGCGCGCGAAGTCGCCGAAGGCAAACGCGATCCGGCCTCGATCGACGCCGATACGCTCGGCCGCTATCTCGATGCGCCCGATATCCCCGATCCCGATCTGATCATCCGCACCAGCGGCGAGCAGCGGCTGTCGAATTTCCTGATGTGGCAGGCGGCTTATAGCGAGCTCGTATTCGTGCCGATTCACTGGCCGGATTTCGACAAGGCGGCGCTGGAAAGCGCGATTGCCGAATATGCCAGACGGGAACGCCGTTTCGGCGGTCTGGCCGCGAAAACCGGATCGTGA